The DNA region TTACTTTGTTATTGTTTGCCGATAAAGTTTTGAATTACACGCTAttgaaatgatttattttactgTTGGTTCGAGTACTATCATTTGGCCCGTATAATGAATAAACAATCGATGTTAATAGTTATATTTCATAGTAAATAGCGTTTTTTCACGGTAGTAGCTTCAACGGTAATCATTTTTCATGGGGCGATtagggaaaaaatttttttttttatttttaattacgtATATTGACTTTGGCAAAACTATCCGCATGATGttttatatctataataaataaaaatttataaaatgaagagGGACAACTACTTGAGGGAACATCTACGTCACTATGCTAGCTGAAGAATACCTGGACAACTTCTCTGTCATTTGCTGTTTTTTGAAGGTCAATTTTTGGATACAAGAAAATCAACTATTTGGAGCTATTGGATTTTCATCTACTTCAAgatttttcaagattttcaaCACTTCATCATTTGCAGTTCTACAAGACTTCAAGATATTTTCGATTTCCTCAAGATACCTCAAGACTTCAATGTTTTCTGaagcattttaaaattttcaacacttCAAGATTATCAAGACTTAGATTCTCAAGATTTTCAAGATATtcaattcatattttaaaatttccagCACTACAAGATTATCAAGACTCAGGATACCTCAAGAGACCTCAAGATTCCTCAAGATTCCTCAAGATACATCAAGCCTAATATTTtcaggatttttttattttcagcacTTCAAGATTATCAAGACTCAGGATACCTCAAGAGACCTCAAGATACTTCAAGACTTCAATATTTtcaggatttttttattttcagcacTACAAGATTATCAAGACTCAGGATACCTCAAGATTCCTGAAGATACTTCAAGCCTAATATTCtcaggatttttttattttcagcattttaaaattttcagcacTACAAGATTATCAAGACTCAGGATACCTCAAGATTCCTCAAGATACTTCAAGCCTAATATTTtcaggatttttttattttcagcattttaaaattttcagcacTACAAGATTATCAAGACTCAGGATACCTCAAGAGACCTCAAGATTCCTCAAGATACTTCAAGCCTAATATTTTCaggattttaaaattttcagcacTTCAAGATTATCAAGACTCAGGATACCTCAAGATACCTCGAGATTCTCCAGGATACCTCAAGATATCTCAAGATACCCCAGGATCCTTTAAGATATCTCAAGACACTTCAAgactttaatattttgaagATTTTATAGTATAAGCGTCTCACAgtgaatcaaaattaaaaatgtcctATCACAGCGAGTGATAGTGGCATAGTGAATTAGGCTAAAAAATGTTTCATGAGTAGATAagtatagattttttttttttttcttacgtAAGCGTCGGCTGATCAGTACTTGCTGCCATGAGCGCAATCGAAACGAATAATTCTAGCTGCAGTTAGATAGCGTGCGAAAAGCGAGCCCAAAGCGTAAGCGTGATAAGAGTGGATTAGGTCTACCGGAGAAaccactgaaaaaaaaacgagccaAAGATGTCTTACCTCTTGGGTGGCTGGGAAAAGACACGTGTATTATTGacattaatgatttatttatctctTCATAGTTGGACtctgatttaataatatactcattatatttttttgcctAGAAACTAATAcgttttcatttaaaaaatttaaaaactcgcaaatgattaattttttttctatcaataacTAATGCTTGGCCCactatagaattttttttgccCTTATTAAAGcctctctttatttttctcgACAAATGTTACCAATATCTAGCCTTTTTTTCGgagttttttttgaaaaataaataattagcaataaataattctcGATTATCATCAAAAGACTTGTATGGTGATTTAAATGACGATAATGATTCTGATAAAAACACAAtacaagtataataaaataaaataaataaaactagcAACTGACTAATTTCTTTATAACTCTTCATGgaaatgaattgaaaaaacgaaaaaaaatttcaaatgtaaattaaCAACTATAGAAATTGATaagtagaaaaattttaaatcatattttattatgaaaaaaaaaaatagcttataaataattattaacacaatttaattatcattatattactttaatttttttatttatttaaattaaaaaaaaaaaataataatatacgatttaaaaagaaaaaaataggtcaggataataaatataaacttttcatttattaatttctagtttctttattaatttcataaagCAATACAATGCACCTGATATATTCAATCCATATATTgtccacatattatttttgtttttatattaaattgcagttaacaattttttttattaaattaaattttaaaatgattctTTTCTTTCGTGAGTTGTATTTTTCCAACAAGAAAATatcacaaaatatttttattttctttctacATCTGtcaacttgtttatttaaatcataaatgtatttttttttatttatttttatattaatttgtcgTTACAATATCTTGTCTCACTGATTtctatcatatatatatttctttctatATTGTGATTATTACATTTTATGTGGACTCAAATTCCTCATTACAAATGACAATACATAATCAATAATTCATCTCAAAGGCAtgataattatacattatCAATATCCTACATTTTTATACAGTACtgttaacttaaaaaataaaacattgtcagacaattaaaaatattttgtataataaaaaaattagaaacttgataaaaattatttcattcataattttatctCACTAtgagtatttaattattataatgattaatcaGTTTTACGAAGAAATacagatgataaaaataaaactcaacTTGACTTGtactaaaattaatgaatcaatAGAAACtcatgattttcttttttcttattctgGCAAGAATTTTAAGCTCttgaaaatttctaaaataacttaaaattgttttaacaattatttttttttaaacataatattGCTCCAAAATATTGATTACATATTAAACTGACtaaatcaattgttatttttaaaaaagaatataatttaaaaataatattagtaaattaaaaacttttttattttttatttttataaataaaataaaacgacaAAAGCGTCACTCGTTATAATAActgagataaaaatatatacttaaatgcattttttttttgttcaataaaatgGAATTGAGccgagtaaataaaaatatttaaaaaaaaatcattacaaaataattattgatttaaaataaattgtaaaaaaaaaaaaaagtataaattggATATAGTCAACAACATTGTCTACATAATAATACATGTTATCTTATTATATTCAAAGATAGTAcgcaaattattatatatatataatgtcaaatattaattagactattattactattatttaaacaatatatatcagtgtataattaattaattattaattatattatctatGTGCACATGCCgcattcataaattaattaatttaatttatctataagTTTAATgacttaataaattattaactattgTTTATGACGATTTTAATTATAGACggtattttctattattatatttacatttacataacatttttttttttcaataatatttatgcctttgatgatttgtttttttcttttgttcaattattttattatcattattaaattaattagtcaattcggttaattaataatactaattaattcaattttgtgtcgttttttttttattattaacaatttttttttctaaacaagttttattgtttttttgaaggttttttttttagaataaactAAAGTAAACTTTGTACATGCAATGTAAAGTATTAAtggaattgtttttttttttttttttcagtatttaGAACACTTACTTTTAATTAGTCTTTTGGGACATTTTTTTATGTCCAGTATTATCTGAGTTTAAGAGTCAAtcagtcattatttttttttagttatttttttttctttttcttttcttaaaaatactacacatggatttattttttaatacatttttttttatgcagtATATATAACCGTGTGTCAAAATCCATTtaactgttttattttattttttttcaattttttactaAAGCTCAAACTGGCAgtatgacattttttaaaattaaatcatctattttttttttttgttttttttattaataattttatataattattcatttacgcgatatatatattattttttttttaaattccaaaatttaataattttatcatttagaattgctgatttatttttatgtaattaaatttttctgttaatacttattatttttaaatcactcaaaaaattacagtgattgttatgtttttttttttttattaatatattttctaaaatcaataaaaaataattaaaaaaatattttaaattgattgttttgtAAACGTCATAAGAACATGATTAGCTGGGCAAGATTTGACaatgtgttattatttttttgctcattTAAAAACACAGCTAcagtatttctattttattgaattttttctcaatggAGATTGTAATTAAGTATCGAAATTTCGattgtaataattagatatgtttttttttttttttatctatataataaatatttatataaattgtttttttttttgaacaaaaatCATAGGTGGTAGGAGTCTGTTGTTGCTATAATATCTATGTATTATAATTTCGAATATAATTTCGATAGTTTGGACtggatttataatattttcataacattatatattcaacttAATTTTTAAGGCTCGTATTTTTTCGtcatctattttattataaaaaaaaacaaacaaatattgattgaattttttttctatatatataaaatggaaTGTTGattggaaaaatgaaaatttcataatgaaattaaatatatactttgaactttttcataatatattgtgtatcaaacaatataataatgataataaaataataatttgtcttATTTTGCTAaagacatgtttttttttgttttttaaataattaacaattatttataatatacaataatgatacttaaaaaataatgttgttaaagaatgataataattttaacgaatgtaaaaatttaaatgatttgttgttgttatagcGAGTATATCAAAACAAAAGAGAAAAgcatgatatatttttttattatactcttCGTACTTTAGCTCTTTCACCAGTATTATTAtcacgatgatgatgatgatgttgattattatttttaccatgaCGTTCACGTTCACGATCATCTTTTCTCAATTGTTTACTTGGCTCGCGTATATTTGTCTGTCAGTTGGCATAATGATCAAATGAACCCAAATATTCTAAACTAGCACGATAacaaaattgatattgatccTCAGTTTGTACCATTGCTGGACGTTGTGTACGTAAAATTCTAACAGTttgaaatatatcaacaacTCCTTCATATTGCATACGTTCTAAAACAATACTTAATGTTATAAATACACCAGTACGTCCAACACCAGCACTACAATGTACTGTTATTGGTCCATCTTGGCCAAATTGTTCTTTTGTTTTATGTACTTGtccaataaaatcaataaaaccaTCACCAGATTTTGGTACACCTTGTTCTGGCCaatcaataaattgaaattgtcGTACAGTACGACTAGCACCATCACGTGCATCTGTTACTTTAAATTCACGTAATATATATTGTGGCATATTATATTCAGCAATTGGATCAACAACAAAACATTGATAACGTATTGATCTATCTGATGGCCAATATTGATGACATTTTTCACGTcccatttcttttaattttgttaacataacaacaattgttgaattatGTTCCCAAAGCATACGCCAAAAATCATCAGTTGTATCATTAAGTGGTCCTTGTGTTGCAATATATGCTGTACGATAACGATAACCATCAATGAGACTTGCATTTATATAATCAGAACCTTCAATATTACGTTGTGGTTGTAAACATGCACGTGTACATTCATATGGTAATATATGTACAAGAcgatttttatgtttattacaTGGTAAATTTGCTGATATAAAACGTgttgaatcatttttaatatttgataattttttaaattcaagttcCATACCagttaaattatcaagttcagcttgcattaatttttgtatatgtgAATGTAAATTTCTTGCTGGTATTTCTGTATTACCAGATACAACTGCTTCAAGTAATGCatcatgtataaatatatattgatctTCAGTTTGTACCATATAATTACGTTGTGCACGTAAACATGTTACATGTCCATAaatatcaatcattttttcatgtttaataCGTTCAAGCATtgaatcaataacaataaaacaacCAGTTCTACCAACACCAGCACTACAATGTACAACAAGTGGTCcagaatcatttaaattaagtGTTTTAACACGAcgtaaaaattgtaaaaatggtGCTGGATGTTCTGGTACACCATGATCTGGCCATGCTGTAAATTGTAGTTGTTTTATTTCACGTCTTTCAGAATAACCATTTCTACATACTTGAAATGTTCTTATTGAATATGTTGCTAATTCTTGTACATCACTTATTGTTATTGTCATTTGTCCATATGTTTCTGATCCACGTGTTGGCCAATATTGATCACATTTAATACGTGTTCTTTCTTCAAGTTTAGTCATCATAACAATTGTACTTGTTCTTAGTTCCCAACACATACGCCAAAAATCAGCAAATGTTTCTTGTAATGGTCCTTGTGTTGCAACATATGCATTTTGTTTTCTATAACCATCACAATAATTTGCATTGATATAATCAGAACCAGATATACCATCAATTGTTTGTAATATAACACGTGAATGATCATATGCAATAACATTTGCATAACGATTttttgatgtatttatttCCATATTTGAATGATCCCATGTAAATTGTTGTCCTGGTTCAATTGATTCATATTCTTgactgaattttaaattatcatttgattttaaacGTTCAATATGATTACCAAGTTCACTTATTGGTATTGGTGGATGTGATATCATACCAGGTGTTTGAAAATTAAGTCTTCTCATTTCAACTGGATCAGATGGTGCATGACTTGAGCTTATATCTGCTGCCATTAATGGTCTTGTAACAGCTGTTTGATCTGGTGTTTTACATGGTTGTCTacgttttttaataacaaataataatacaagaaaTACACTTGTCATTAGAGCAGCAATAATTGGTCCCACAACCCATACCATACCTGGTTCTTGTCCACTATTTGTAACAGATATTTCTGGATTACCATCAACTGGATTATTTGGATTTGGTCTACTTGGTGGATCACCAGCTGGTACTTCACGCATATCAAGTGATAAATATTCAGAAAATGGTGATGatgtatataaatgttttttaggTGTATCAACAATTGCACGTACAAATATTCTATAACGTAGTTTAAGTTTTAATTTACGATTTTCAAAACCTTCATAAATATCACCACCACCTAATTGAAATGTATATGGTATTGTTCTGTGTGAAAATTTAGCAGCAATATATGGTGATTTATCAGTtacttgttgctgttgttgtagttgttgatttaatattgttgatgattctttatttattgttgttgtcgttgttgttgttataataTCCTCGGTAAATTCATCTGGTGATTTATTTGCTGTTGATGGATCTTCAggtacaacaattaaataataatatgcaaTTGGTCCATATTCTTCGGATGCTTGTGGTAATATAACTTGTATTTCTTCACCTTTAACAACACCATAAAAATCTGGTTTAACCATTGGTTTTGGTGCAGCCATTTCAGTTGTAACTGTTATTTTAGCTGGTGGTTTATATGTATTATCAGCTGATACAGCACTTACATTAACATTATATGTTGTAAATGGttgtaaatcatcaattgttgatgttgttaaaTGTGCTTCAATTGGTAATGTACGTGGTAATATTTTACCAGTTTGTGTTATACCTTGTGAATCAACAAATTCTTTAATAGcatcaaatgatattttataacttATTGGATTAAGTCTTATTGGTGGTGTCCATGATAATGTCATTGAATGTGTTGATGTATCAGATGCACGTAAATTAAGTGGTACATCTTCTGGTTTAACTTTAACAGTTACTTTTTGACTTAATCTACCAAGACTATGTCCTTTATATCTAGCAGCAACAGCAATTGCATATTCAGTATCACGTTCAAGATTTTCTAAATCAGCTGATTCAGTTAAACCAATTAGTTTTTGTTTCCATTCATCAAGATCCTCAACAGCAgtcattgtataaaaaattttataaccaattattttatcacgaTTTGGTACTGGTTCCCACCATACTTCAACATTTGATTCTGATGTTGCAATTGCTTTAACATACATTGGTGCACGTCCAATATCTTTTTctgtaataattgttattttttcagaaaatgGACCAGCACCACGTGATGTATGTGCTCTAACATGAAATACATATTCAGTTGCTTCTTCAAGATTTGTAAATACAGCTCTTAATTGTGTTGTATTTCTTTCTTCAATTGTactatgatcattttttttatgaaattcaaCATCATAACGTATTATTTTACCATTACGATGATGACGTAATGGTTTATCCCATGTAACACATACTGTATCTGGTGTTTGAAAATgatatgataaatttgttgGTGGTGCTGTTGGTTCACCCTCTGGACTTTCCCAATAACGTACTGTTTCTTGTCCAAtaccattttgattttttccagCAACATGAAATTCATAATGTACACCTCTTTCAACTTCTTCAATTCTATATGTATATTCATTTggattatcaataaaattttcttttaatgtttgatttttaacaccatgttttattaaatatccCATTAATTTTCCAGCAGATTCACTTGGTTTTGCCCATTCTAATTCCAATGTTATTGGATCTTGTTTAATAaccctaattaattttaaaatatataatttattattataaatccttgttattaaattataattattattttaatagaaataatatttatgagaTAATCTGGATGGTGGGATTAACTTACTTAACATTTAGTTGAGGTCTATTTGGTACACCTCCGGGAGTTCTAACATGAACAGGAGCTGAACGATCACCATCTCCTCTTCTAGTTACAGCTGCAACTTGTACGTGATATTTTGTGTCTGGTTGTAAACCAGTTACATCGATTGACAATACTTCACCCTCTTGTACTTCACGTCTTATTGGCTCGTTGAGTAAATCTTTGccctttttaataaaatattaataattaatatcaagttAATGTCATtcgttttattaaaaaagcaatattattaattatttaattattaaactaattattattattattattgtctttCATACTTCTTCTCTAACTTCTTGAATATGAACATGATAACCTCGTATAACACCATTTTGATCATTTATTCTTGGTGGCTTCCATTTAACTCTAATTGTCGTTGAATTAATTGCTGTTGCAGTAACATCCTGAGGATTTCCGGGCACtgtgaaatattaattaaatattagcaATTTGAAtacattgattatttatatataaaacaatttttttttcaacacattGATCCACACAATCAttcatacaaaaatttttttataattaatcaagtatgattgtatatatatttgatgaaaataataataaacataaaaatcaacttataaaataatataattaataaataataaatataattaaattatttaattttgttagttaaataaaataatataaaaaaacaattatttcacTTGAGaggtttttataattaatacaaatattgttgaagtttaaattattttttggaaagacaaaaaatactaatttaaCACATTCAAGTTTTGACTTCAAGTAATAATGAATTTGTACTTGATTACAatgtaaataacaaaaaaaaaaaccaactaaTTTTATGGTCAGTTGTGAAATTAGAAGATAGATATTtgcagaagaaaaaaataggaaaaaaaaatctcactGATGGATAAAGTATTACGGGTAAATTCATCAAgtgaatatacaaattaattattttttttcttaattctcTCAAGTGttgtggagaaaaaaaaaaacaaattaaaaaaaattacacaagaaagttataatcaatataaaaaaaataatattaaacataaaaaaattcattttataaaattataaattaaaaaaaaaattccagactaattaataataataataaaaaaataaattaaaagaaaataaaaaaaattacattcaaattcacaattaaacaaaaacagtatcataaaattaaatctctatatttcaagtatttttaaggCTTATCAGCCTCATCCCCTTATTTTCATCACCACACAACATTACTTGTACAATATCTAGACCTACCCCTCCAACCCATTTTGCGCACCCTCTTTCCGCcctttttcatttgaataccAATagtatttatatctttttttttttttcttccttttttttacgTGAATAAAGTCGTTTGTTTACTTCTTGATGTAATACTTGAAATGAAATACTTGTATATGCCATAAATACGTACAAATTTACAcaatgaacgaaaaaaaaatttaaaaaaaaaattaaataaaaatgaatggaCAATAATATTCTCACCGACGATACTATTGGAGAGTCCAtgatgagtaaaaaaaaaaaaaatgcgaagattatattttttgttaacttGATATTAGTTagcaaattattttgataaacacgaatataatattaaatgtgtGTGCAATTTAATTAAGCtgtgtaaatattaattacaatacgtcaagaaaaaaaaatttaataaataaaataaattgcatattatgtgcttgatatatttttgttaaaagtgTATTACTATTATTCACAATTCAtgcttatttatatttttttttctatataatttaataatatataaaggCATTTTGCGTTTAATGAATATACCaatgtttatattaataacaaattaaattataaaaaataatatttgccCGTCATGGACAATCCAGTATCCGACGATAAACAACTTATttcacaaatttaaaaaattgacaaaaaaaaataatatatatataaaataataaacaagtcaGTCATAGATATAaacacaatataaaaataattaatttacgatATTAGCAATGCCTACCTACAATATTTTTCGCGAGCAATTAAATTACACAGCTACTacgtttcaaaatttaatgaacttttaattgtattgtattgtttttttttattttctaagtaaataataatctgGCATAATATATTAGCAacagaaattttaataattaattatattcgTTTGCATATAATAATATGGATCATACTGTGTTTTGCATatattagttgaaaaaatacagtcaataatttattctGTCGAATATTTTGTCGACTGGTTacttaaatattgattattatcagcaacattgctatttttttttatgcttacATATTAAAGCAATTGCCACAATAGTCGTCAACGTCTTACAATTGTAGTTACAATATATTTACGTTATAGCCAACAAACGATCTTTGcgttttttgcaattttttatacaagcTTTTACACaggtttatatttattttactattttttttttcttttcatttttaagtTAGTCTTGCAATTGTAATGagggtaataataataataattacagttatctttttattttattttttaatcaattaattttttaattttaaaaagttttcgTCAACAGTCATgtcgagtttaaaaaaaaaaaaaaaattatatatatcaacttCCAACAATTTCAAGTGccaatgaattaaattattcaattatcttatattttatttaaatgcacagaaataatttaattttgtccctgttcattttttt from Aphidius gifuensis isolate YNYX2018 linkage group LG5, ASM1490517v1, whole genome shotgun sequence includes:
- the LOC122858016 gene encoding tyrosine-protein phosphatase Lar isoform X11, translated to MTPIFLVLLMAIDPMIAQSHVGNISDTMFITYMTSPPEILMRPQSQHVKAGGIASFYCRAHGAPPPQIHWRKKGKKVSSAQSRYHMKTYDDGALLRIDPVRDKKDDTTWECVAENGVGDAVTAEAQLSVHEPDNVPVGFPVITQSPTTKVVEMGHNAVLSCTAIGSPTPVISWIRNMLPINTSNPRYTVLDSGALQIDASEVEDQGQYECVANNTVGTEYSGAIQLYVRVRRLLPTFSIRPPPSSEVMMGASLNLTCVAVGAPMPYVKWRKEPATDMTPDDKLPIGKNVLMLTDIKESANYTCIAASDLGVIETVSMVKVQSLPGAPENVQVSEITATSVKLTWSYKRPDELQYYVIQHKPKHANQAFAEISGITTMYYHVRSLSPYTEYELYVIAVNAIGRGPRSHPVVVTTGETTATTNGGSRPGSAPRNLQVRPLSSSTMIIQWEEPETPNGQVTGYKVYYTTDLNQPMALWQHQVVNNNQLTTISDLIPHTMYTIRVQALTSVGPGPLSQAKQIKTQQGVPSQPENLSVVETGESSVTLQWSKPAHSAENILSYELYWNDTYAKEKHHRKLPVTTNYTLTGLYPNTLYYVWLAARSQRGEGATTIPYEVRTKQYEGKMPGNPQDVTATAINSTTIRVKWKPPRINDQNGVIRGYHVHIQEVREEGKDLLNEPIRREVQEGEVLSIDVTGLQPDTKYHVQVAAVTRRGDGDRSAPVHVRTPGGVPNRPQLNVKVIKQDPITLELEWAKPSESAGKLMGYLIKHGVKNQTLKENFIDNPNEYTYRIEEVERGVHYEFHVAGKNQNGIGQETVRYWESPEGEPTAPPTNLSYHFQTPDTVCVTWDKPLRHHRNGKIIRYDVEFHKKNDHSTIEERNTTQLRAVFTNLEEATEYVFHVRAHTSRGAGPFSEKITIITEKDIGRAPMYVKAIATSESNVEVWWEPVPNRDKIIGYKIFYTMTAVEDLDEWKQKLIGLTESADLENLERDTEYAIAVAARYKGHSLGRLSQKVTVKVKPEDVPLNLRASDTSTHSMTLSWTPPIRLNPISYKISFDAIKEFVDSQGITQTGKILPRTLPIEAHLTTSTIDDLQPFTTYNVNVSAVSADNTYKPPAKITVTTEMAAPKPMVKPDFYGVVKGEEIQVILPQASEEYGPIAYYYLIVVPEDPSTANKSPDEFTEDIITTTTTTTINKESSTILNQQLQQQQQVTDKSPYIAAKFSHRTIPYTFQLGGGDIYEGFENRKLKLKLRYRIFVRAIVDTPKKHLYTSSPFSEYLSLDMREVPAGDPPSRPNPNNPVDGNPEISVTNSGQEPGMVWVVGPIIAALMTSVFLVLLFVIKKRRQPCKTPDQTAVTRPLMAADISSSHAPSDPVEMRRLNFQTPGMISHPPIPISELGNHIERLKSNDNLKFSQEYESIEPGQQFTWDHSNMEINTSKNRYANVIAYDHSRVILQTIDGISGSDYINANYCDGYRKQNAYVATQGPLQETFADFWRMCWELRTSTIVMMTKLEERTRIKCDQYWPTRGSETYGQMTITISDVQELATYSIRTFQVCRNGYSERREIKQLQFTAWPDHGVPEHPAPFLQFLRRVKTLNLNDSGPLVVHCSAGVGRTGCFIVIDSMLERIKHEKMIDIYGHVTCLRAQRNYMVQTEDQYIFIHDALLEAVVSGNTEIPARNLHSHIQKLMQAELDNLTGMELEFKKLSNIKNDSTRFISANLPCNKHKNRLVHILPYECTRACLQPQRNIEGSDYINASLIDGYRYRTAYIATQGPLNDTTDDFWRMLWEHNSTIVVMLTKLKEMGREKCHQYWPSDRSIRYQCFVVDPIAEYNMPQYILREFKVTDARDGASRTVRQFQFIDWPEQGVPKSGDGFIDFIGQVHKTKEQFGQDGPITVHCSAGVGRTGVFITLSIVLERMQYEGVVDIFQTVRILRTQRPAMVQTEDQYQFCYRASLEYLGSFDHYAN